The Metarhizium brunneum chromosome 3, complete sequence DNA window ATGCAGCCCTAACAAACTTGCCACACCCGCCCGTCTATTTCATCACAAGCAGCTCGTGGGATGTTCCCGTGTTATTGCCATACTTGGAGCGCCCGACTTTTCCCCCGACTCGTAACGAGTTGCCATCGCCACCGGAGAAGTCATTCGGTAGCAGTATCGATACGTCTGCACAACGACTACTAATCACGAGCCTTGTACAGCATAAGACACAAACTTGGGGGCAACATGCTCTGGAACCGGGAGGAGAAGCAACAATGAGCCCAACTTCGattccttcttctcgaaGACAGGCGGCGCGAATCTGTGCAGTCTCTTCGCGTACCGCGTCTGCAGGATGAAGCCGATGAGGCAAGTGCCAACGTGGTTGTCGGGCCTATTGTgaagtcaacattgaatagaAAACAAACACGGCAGATGTGCTGCCGGAGAAAGTCTCACACTCTGTCTGGAGTGCTTTCTTGCCAAGTCATTGGCTCAGTTTGACCAGCCACATTTCAACAATCTGCCAGGGACGGCCGAGACTGGCGATGGCTTCCCGGCCTCACTCCATGGAATGCCGGCTCTGCAGGAGTTGTCTTGACAATCGGCCCCAAGAGACAACATGAACCGCCACAACGGCCGATGCGCCCGCCGTCAAGCAGAATGCTCCTGCTCCCCCCGGCCCGAGTATAAAAGCCTGGGCTGATTCACGTCTCCCTCTGCAGCCCCCCCTTCCCAACTCGTCATTTCGTAGCTCCTCATTTCGTCTCGGCCGCTTCGCACAACCAGCCCCAATGAAGTCCATTACTCTCACCATCGCagccgtcggcgtcgccGCCCTGCCGCAAACTCTCCAGGTCCCTGGTACCTACACGGGATGTGCCCCCCTAATAAATAACTGCTGCAAGATGGGACTGGCGCCCCccaacagcagcaccagGTTCACGGAATGCAGTGTTGGTACGTGTTTCGTCGCAACTAGAGCTGTATGACGCGACTAACGAGCTACATAGTCACCGGCCCCTTACCAAATTACGTATACTTTATACAGAGCTGTGCGCCCTCTCTTAAACTCCCGTCGTGCTGTACGGAAAAGAAGTCGAACTTGGTATGAAGCGATGCATCGCGAGGCGACGCGCACGTCATGACTAACTTCTCTTCGCAGATTGAAGGCTTTTTCAACAATGTCCTTGGCACCAGTCTTGGAGAGTCCCAGTGTGTTCTCCCTCCCCAACCGTAGTCGACATGTTGCGGCGGTTTGGGTCTGATGGGCTAGATTTCGAGTCGAGCGTTCAACAACTGGTTTGGAGAAAGCAGCAATTTACGGTAATTATAGATATCTAGACAACAATGAGTCATGTTTCAATATAATATTTGCAATACGGAGCGAGTTGAAGTGAGCATATATACTAGCCATATCATCTGCTTACAACTACAACCAATGGTCGTCGACTAGATATATTGAATTCGGCACCACATTTCGTCGCGCCTTGCATTGTCGACGGCAAGCGGGCCCTGTACCTCATTCTCAGTATGTGggactttgccaagtggGACAGAAACAGATAGGATTcaattattaataaatacaCGTGCTGCTCCGTATCTTTTAGAGTTGGCAGACAGTGCCGCGAGTCAACTCCTTCCTGGTGATGGACACGAACTTGGACCTTGGCGATTGGTAGAAAGACCTTGTGGTTGCTATAACAAATTGATGGGCTTTTCATTTCCATGTAACCTCATTACTTGTGCCCAATTGGCCATCCTCACTCTGGGGCACGTCTCTCAGGATCGCATGTGGGCTGGCGACGTGACCAGGTGCCCATCCCGCGTTCATGCATCTCTACTTAGATGACATACTGTGCCATGTTAGCAGGTACTTTATACAAAGGGAGAGCAACGACTTACCGGGATGAAGAGGTAAGGCACTTCCTTCTCATACTGCTTCCAGGCATCACCATACTTGCGTCGGCACCGCTCGATATCCCTCGTAGCACGGTGGATAATCATGACCATGAAGAAGACCGAGTAAAACCAGGGGAATGGGCTCCTGCGCAAAGAGTCAGccgctgcatcatcatgttcTCGCACACGACAGAACCTACTTGAAGCCGGTAATCAATCCCCACGAGAATGAAAAGAACATGTCCGGCACATAGTTTGGCTTTCTAATTATACCAAACCAGCCGTCAATCAAGATGCGCTCGCCGGCCTGCGTTTCCAGAGTTCGAGGGTTCCTGACAATTTGCCAAGGAAGTTGGGGGAAGGTATTGCGCTTGGTCAGCTTGCCCTGACGCTCCATCTGACGGAACGCGTTCTTCTGACTGTTGGACGTGTCCCACATCCAGTACATGAAGAGGTAGATAACGACGAGGGCCGCCAGAGTGTATCGGTTCCAGCGGTACTCGGAggggtggtggttggcaaaGTAGATTGCGCAGTGGCAGTAGCTAAACGGCACGCCGGCCATGTTCCAAAACGTGAGCATGAAgcccagcttctcaaagTACATGTCCCTAGCACAGATTAGCACGCGTGTTCATGAATGCGTCGGACGGGCGTCGTACCAGCTCGAGGTGATGAGCTCTTCTCCCTTGGCGCATGCGTTGGCGTAGAGATAGTGTGCCATGACGAGAAACAGCACTTCTGCAGAGACGTATCCATACGTGTCGTATTGCTTCGCCGCCGTGCCGCACGAGATCAGAAACAGAATAAACCACGGGATGCGAACTTCATAAAACATCTTAAAgtcgaggatgccgatgCGAGGATTCAGCTCTGCGCCCATGAAGAAATCGTAGATGGGGTGTCCTGTAAGCCGGTGCGTGTTATTGCGAATAATGGCCTGAAAGTACACGATGAAGCTATTGATGAACCCGGACAGAATAGCTACCGTCATGATGGAACCAAACTCATCCACAACAGTATACAGGGGAAAGACGTCTGTGAAATGCAGGACGGCGACAATGACAATAGTGGCGTAGAAGCTGGTATACGCCGAGCAAAAGTACGGCAAACGCTTGAAGTTCTCGTGTGGCAAGGGCCGTCCCTGCATGGACACACCAGGCATATAGCAGTACATGAGCATTTCGACGACAAAGAATACCCAGTAGATGGCCCATGCTTTGGCGGTAGGAAAGGCGCCCTCGTAGACGAGGTTGACGAGATGGCGAGCGAATTCGGCCCAGGTCTCGTTTTCCTTGGGCAAGGGCAGTTTGCCATTGTAAGACGTTGCACCAATCCACATGTACCACATGAGGATGGGGAATCCAATCATGAGTCCGAGGGCGCCAAGAGAGCCGCCAAACTCGAATTCTTCAGATTGGCCATCGTTGAAAGTGGTTGTCTCCTTTTCTTGCTTATCGATGGTTTCGCCGTTGGAGTGGCCGTTGACTCTGGCTCGGAGGCTCATTTCGTCGGGATGGGGATGAAATGGTGGCGATGTCaagttgaaaaaaaaaaaccaagggGGCCACCGACTACAGTTATTCAAGTCATTCCATGATTGGGTATAAATACCTGTGAAACAAAACAGCCCAACACAGCCTGTTATCTCGAGGAAAGAAATTACAGTGTTGGACAAAAAGCAAAACAATGCAAATCCAAGCGAGTGGTCAACTTGACTTATCAAAGTGGACCAAGAAATTTACAGCGAGCCAATCGGCATGGTCTGCATCGCCCCAGCGTGACAGCTGAGATCTTCTGTTCCTAAAATCAGTCAAAATGAGCGAGGTGATGTTGCGAGGACCGTCAAAAGGGGTTAGCGCCGTCGCTTGTTTTCCTTCCAATCTCGTcacaagaaaaggagagaggAAAATGACAGCGAGCGATATTGCTCCAACCTTGCCATTTTGATCTTGTTCACCAAGAGTCCATGCTGGCGAGGCGGACATCATCATGAAATCAGCCGACAGAACTCGCACCAAATGCTTCACCGGGTGTTGGACCTGTCGTGCACGCCGTGTAAAATGCGACGAGTAGGTTCTTTGCCGCGCTTTGGATGCAGGAGAATCTGACATGGCAAAGAGAAGCACCATCATGTCGACGTTGTCGGCAATTCGGCGTCCAATGCGAAGGGTACGGTGTTCGCTTGAACTGGGTGCATCTGAATACATCGAATATCCTTCACGAGGCCGACCATGACGCCGATACTAGCTCATTGCACAAAACGCCGCGACGAGCTTTGGCGCACTTGGGCGTTTCATCAATCCCACGGCTTCCATCCCCAGAAGTCGACGTAGCACTATCATACATTGACGAATGGGTTCCCGGATTAGACAGACGACTCGACCAAGGAGCTTTTTCCGTATTCACCATCGATTCTGTCCGGTCGGGGACCTCTGACCTGGCGCTCCCGACACCGTCTGACTCGGCGTACCGGGACACCACGGATCAAACTATCGACGACGGAGGGGATTGGATCCCATCATCAAGCACAATTAGCCCCTCTGCGTCAGAGACTCGCCGTGCCAGAGATACCGTACCCGTCGCACAAACGCTCTTGAGCCTCTCAAACAACGACTTCAACCGGCCGTCAACTCCCACCGACACCATCCCCAAACAGCGTCGAAAGCAGCCAAGTCCAGGAACTCCCCGCCACTTGGACGCTCTGTCCATGCCATCGAGTCAGAAAAGGCTGATACATCACTGGGTGACCTTTACCAGCCGCAAGCTCGTCCTCATTGACGAGCCGCACAACCCGTGTCGCATCATGATGCTGCCCATGGCCCTCCGAGGCCTCATGTCCAACGCAAAAGAGTCAAACTCCAATGTTGTCATTTTCCACGCTCTCTGCGCCTCTGCCGCCAGCAATCTGTACGAACTAAGCGACCGCATCAATGAGCAAGATCGCATGCTCGCCCTCAACCATGAGCAACAGGCCATTTGCCATCTACGCAGCAACCTTGCACAGGCAGACAAGCACCAAGACCAGtcgtttgccatggccatcatggcgtgCATCACGGCGGACGCCATCTCGGGGATGACTAGCCGGTGGCGGGCGCATGTCACTGGTGGACTGGCATATCTCGCAAAACTCCACGCTCGAGGGCTGGACGAGGCTGTCGTGGCCGCCTTCCAGAGACACATGGTTTCCATGGCGATTTTGTGCGAGGTTCCCGTCCCGAATGACTTGAAGGCGTTCCTCGACGATGAAACTGCGTCTGAAGGCCTAGAATTTACGTTTCCTTACTATGGGGTGTCGAGGTCGTTTTTGCGAGCATACGATCGCATGAATTCGCTTGGGGACGTGGTGAATGATCCGAGCCCAGAATtggagaaggagctggaTATATTTCAGCTTCAGCAGTACCTCAATTTTCCTACTTTGCCTCCACAGGAGATATTAGCTCCTTGCCAAACCCACGGCTTGGTGCTTCATCACACGGCCAAAGTCTTTTATTATGCAGGGCTGGTATTCTTTCAGCGCAGTATACGGCGCGAGGCGCTTGAAACTGTCCAATCTCTTGTTGAGCTAGGTATTCAGGAACTCGAGTCCATTGAGAAGGTTGGCAGGGGTGAATTGGGCTGCATGATGTTGTGGCCCGT harbors:
- the sts1_1 gene encoding Delta(24(24(1)))-sterol reductase, encoding MSLRARVNGHSNGETIDKQEKETTTFNDGQSEEFEFGGSLGALGLMIGFPILMWYMWIGATSYNGKLPLPKENETWAEFARHLVNLVYEGAFPTAKAWAIYWVFFVVEMLMYCYMPGVSMQGRPLPHENFKRLPYFCSAYTSFYATIVIVAVLHFTDVFPLYTVVDEFGSIMTVAILSGFINSFIVYFQAIIRNNTHRLTGHPIYDFFMGAELNPRIGILDFKMFYEVRIPWFILFLISCGTAAKQYDTYGYVSAEVLFLVMAHYLYANACAKGEELITSSWDMYFEKLGFMLTFWNMAGVPFSYCHCAIYFANHHPSEYRWNRYTLAALVVIYLFMYWMWDTSNSQKNAFRQMERQGKLTKRNTFPQLPWQIVRNPRTLETQAGERILIDGWFGIIRKPNYVPDMFFSFSWGLITGFKSPFPWFYSVFFMVMIIHRATRDIERCRRKYGDAWKQYEKEVPYLFIPYVI
- the ARG81_1 gene encoding Arginine metabolism regulation protein II, whose translation is MKSADRTRTKCFTGCWTCRARRVKCDEEAPSCRRCRQFGVQCEGYGVRLNWVHLNTSNILHEADHDADTSSLHKTPRRALAHLGVSSIPRLPSPEVDVALSYIDEWVPGLDRRLDQGAFSVFTIDSVRSGTSDLALPTPSDSAYRDTTDQTIDDGGDWIPSSSTISPSASETRRARDTVPVAQTLLSLSNNDFNRPSTPTDTIPKQRRKQPSPGTPRHLDALSMPSSQKRLIHHWVTFTSRKLVLIDEPHNPCRIMMLPMALRGLMSNAKESNSNVVIFHALCASAASNLYELSDRINEQDRMLALNHEQQAICHLRSNLAQADKHQDQSFAMAIMACITADAISGMTSRWRAHVTGGLAYLAKLHARGLDEAVVAAFQRHMVSMAILCEVPVPNDLKAFLDDETASEGLEFTFPYYGVSRSFLRAYDRMNSLGDVVNDPSPELEKELDIFQLQQYLNFPTLPPQEILAPCQTHGLVLHHTAKVFYYAGLVFFQRSIRREALETVQSLVELGIQELESIEKVGRGELGCMMLWPVVVLGAECTGAVLQNRMRVWFRGQRKLGFRNLVVLHEMIESIWTTRVALAGAERNIDWRDIIVSEQFDVFRL